One genomic window of Quercus robur chromosome 6, dhQueRobu3.1, whole genome shotgun sequence includes the following:
- the LOC126688501 gene encoding myosin-6-like isoform X2: MVAQSNLAIGSHVWVEDPEAAWIDGEVEEVNNEDIKINCTSGRTVVVKASNVYPKDPEFPSCGVDDMTRLAYLHEPGVLQNLRCRYDINEIYTYTGNILIAVNPFRRLPHLYDNHMMEQYKGAAIGELSPHPFAIADAAYRLMINEGISQSILVSGESGAGKTESTKMLMRYLAYMGGKAAADGRRSVEQQVLESNPVLEAFGNAKTVRNNNSSRFGKFVEIQFNERGKISGAAIRTYLLERSRVCQVSDPERNYHCFYMLCAAPQEDVEKYKLGNPRTFHYLNQSNCYELDGVDDSKEYLATRRAMDGVGISSDEQDAIFRVVSAILHLGNVEFAKGKEIDSSEPKDDRSRFHLATAAELFMCDEKFLEDSLCKREIVTRDETITKWIDPESAALSRDALAKTVYSRLFDWLVNKINNSIGQDPHSKKLIGVLDIYGFESFKTNSFEQFCINLTNEKLQQHFNQHVFKMEQEEYTKEEIDWSYIDFIDNQDVLDLLEKKPGGIIALLDEACMFPRSTNETFAQKLYQSFKDHKRFSKPKLSRNDFTICHYAGDVTYQTELFLEKNKDYVVAEHQALLSASKCPFVSGLFPPLAEESSKSSKFSSIGSRFKQQLQALLEILSATEPHYIRCVKPNNLLKPAIFENNNILQQLRCGGVMEAIRISCAGYPTRKTFDDFLCRFGILAPDVLNGSYDEVTACKRLLEKVNLKGYQIGKTKVFLRAGQMAELDGCRSEVLGRSASIIQRRVRSYLGRKTFILLRLSAIQIQALCRGQVARHCYDNMRREAASMRIQKHCRLYLARNAYKNLCSSAVSLQSGVRGMAARNELKFKKQTRAAIIIQSQCRRYLARLHYLRIKKAAVATQCAWRAKVARRELRKLKMAAKETGALQAAKNKLEKQVEELTWRLQLEKRMRADLEEAKTQENTKLQFALEEIQLQFQEAKTLLIEELEAAKKAAEQAPIVQEVPVIDHEIVNQLTAENEQLKALVNSLEKKIDETERKYEETNKISEERLKQALDAESKIIELKSSMQRLEEKLSDMETEDQILRHQALSNSPVRKMSEHLAIPTPLENGHHEPQSAAPAKKLGTESFRKSQIERQHESVDALIKCVTQDLGFSEGKPVGAFTIYKCLLHWRSFEAERTSVFDRLVQLIGSAIESQDNNDHMAYWLTNTSTLLFLLQRSLKASSGTAARKPPTPTSLFGRMTQGFRSSSANLSVGPIDLVRHVEAKYPALLFKEQLIAYVEKMYGIIRDNVKKDLSPLLSSCIQAPRMSRGSVLKSSGRSNSNSPQASPWHLIIDSLNRLLCTLKENFVPPVFVQKIFSQIFSYINVQLFNRCIIL; encoded by the exons ATG GTTGCTCAATCCAATTTAGCGATTGGATCCCATGTTTGGGTGGAGGATCCTGAGGCAGCTTGGATAGATGGTGAAGTTGAGGAAGTTAATAAtgaagatataaaaataaactgtACATCGGGGAGGACA GTTGTGGTTAAAGCATCCAATGTCTATCCAAAGGATCCTGAATTTCCTTCATGTGGTGTTGATGACATGACAAGGCTGGCTTATCTGCACGAACCAGGGGTTCTGCAGAACTTAAGATGTCGTTATgatataaatgaaatatat ACTTACACAGGAAATATATTGATAGCTGTGAACCCTTTTAGAAGGCTACCTCATTTATATGATAATCATATGATGGAACAGTATAAGGGGGCTGCTATAGGTGAACTGAGCCCACATCCTTTTGCTATTGCTGATGCTGCATACAG ATTGATGATTAATGAGGGAATTAGCCAATCAATTTTGGTTAGTGGGGAAAGTGGAGCTGGTAAAACAGAAAGTACAAAAATGCTTATGCGTTATCTTGCCTACATGGGAGGGAAAGCTGCAGCCGATGGCCGACGGTCTGTGGAGCAGCAAGTCCTAGAG TCCAACCCTGTTCTAGAAGCATTTGGTAATGCAAAGACAGTCAGAAACAATAATTCAAG CCGTTTTGGTAAGTTTGTGGAGATTCAGTTCAATGAAAGGGGGAAAATTTCTGGAGCTGCCATCAGAACTTATTTACTAGAACGATCCCGTGTTTGTCAAGTTTCTGACCCTGAACGAAATTATCATTGCTTTTATATGCTTTGTGCTGCACCTCAAGAG GATGTTGAGAAGTACAAATTGGGAAACCCAAGAACTTTCCATTatttaaatcaatcaaattgctATGAGCTGGATGGAGTGGATGATTCTAAGGAGTACCTTGCAACTAGAAGAGCTATGGATGGTGTTGGGATCAGTTCTGATGAGCAG gaTGCAATATTCCGAGTAGTTTCTGCAATACTCCATTTGGGCAATGTTGAGTTTGCAAAGGGGAAAGAAATAGATTCTTCTGAACCCAAAGATGACAGATCTCGGTTCCATCTCGCAACGGCAGCTGAACTTTTCAT GTGTGATGAGAAGTTTCTTGAAGACTCATTATGCAAACGTGAGATTGTGACACGGGATGAGACCATAACAAAGTGGATTGATCCAGAGTCTGCAGCTCTCAGTAGGGATGCTTTGGCAAAAACTGTTTATTCAAGGTTATTTGATTG GCTTGTGAACAAGATCAATAATTCTATTGGTCAAGATCCTCATTCAAAGAAGTTGATCGGGGTTCTTGATATTTATGGATTTGAGAGTTTCAAGACAAACAG CTTTGAGcaattttgtatcaatttgaCAAATGAAAAACTGCAGCAACATTTCAACCAG CATGTTTTCAAAATGGAGCAGGAAGAGTatacaaaagaagaaattgactGGAGTTATATAGATTTCATTGATAACCAGGATGTTCTTGATCTCCTGGAAAAG AAACCAGGTGGCATCATTGCTCTTCTGGATGAGGCTTG tatgTTTCCAAGATCAACAAATGAGACATTTGCACAAAAACTCTACCAATCTTTTAAAGACCATAAACGCTTTAGCAAGCCAAAGTTGTCACGTAACGATTTCACCATTTGTCATTATGCTGGCGAT GTCACTTATCAAACTGAACTCTTCCTGGAGAAGAATAAAGATTATGTTGTTGCAGAGCATCAAGCACTCCTGAGCGCTTCCAAGTGCCCATTTGTTTCAGGCTTGTTCCCACCTCTAGCTGAGGAATCTTCCAAATCATCAAAGTTTTCATCAATAGGTTCTCGGTTTAAG CAACAATTGCAAGCTTTGCTAGAGATACTGAGTGCCACCGAGCCACACTACATTCGTTGTGTAAAGCCAAATAACCTTCTCAAGCCAGCCATATTTGAGAATAATAACATTTTACAGCAACTTCGCTGTGGG GGAGTCATGGAGGCAATTAGGATCAGTTGTGCTGGATATCCCACCAGAAAGACTTTTGATGATTTTCTATGTCGTTTTGGCATCCTGGCACCTGATGTTTTGAATGGAAG CTATGATGAGGTCACTGCTTGCAAGAGGCTTCTTGAGAAGGTGAACCTTAAAGGCTATCAG ATTGGCAAAACGAAAGTGTTTCTTAGAGCAGGTCAGATGGCAGAGCTAGATGGTTGTAGAAGTGAGGTCCTAGGAAGATCAGCAAGCATTATCCAAAGAAGAGTTCGCTCATATTTGGGTCGTAAAACTTTCATCTTGTTACGGCTGTCTGCCATACAAATACAAGCCTTGTGTAGAG GACAAGTTGCCCGCCATTGTTATGACAACATGAGAAGGGAAGCTGCTTCAATGAGAATCCAGAAACATTGTCGCTTGTATCTTGCTAGGAATGCTTATAAAAATTTGTGCTCTTCAGCCGTTTCTCTACAGAGTGGTGTGCGTGGGATGGCTGCTCGTAATGAGCTTAAGTTCAAGAAGCAGACAAGAGCTGCCATTATTATCCAG AGTCAATGCCGAAGATACTTGGCCCGTCTTCATTATTTAAGGATAAAGAAAGCAGCCGTAGCCACACAATGTGCCTGGAGAGCAAAGGTTGCACGTAGAGAGTTACGGAAACTTAAAATG GCTGCTAAGGAGACTGGTGCTCTTCAAGCTGCCAAAAATAAGCTAGAAAAGCAAGTTGAAGAACTGACCTGGCGTCTGCAATTGGAGAAGAGAATGAGg GCTGACCTTGAAGAAGCCAAAACACAGGAAAACACAAAACTGCAGTTTGCTCTGGAAGAGATACAACTTCAATTTCAAGAAGCTAAAACACTGCTTATTGAGGAACTCGAGGCTGCCAAGAAAGCAGCTGAACAAGCTCCAATTGTACAGGAGGTTCCAGTTATTGATCATGAAATAGTTAATCAGCTTACTGCTGAAAATGAACAGCTCAAG GCTCTGGTAAATTctctggaaaagaaaattgatgaaACAGAGAGGAAATATGAGGAAACAAATAAGATTAGTGAAGAGCGGTTGAAGCAAGCTTTGGATGCAGAGTCAAAGATAATTGAATTGAAGTCGTCCATGCAAAG GCTTGAAGAAAAACTTTCTGACATGGAAACTGAGGACCAGATTCTGCGTCATCAAGCATTGTCAAATTCACCTGTTAGAAAAATGTCAGAACATCTAGCAATTCCAACACCTCTGGAAAATGGGCATCAT GAACCACAGAGTGCTGCGCCAGCAAAAAAGTTGGGTACTGAGTCCTTCAGGAAATCCCAAATTGAAAGGCAGCAT GAGAGTGTAGATGCTCTTATAAAATGTGTGACACAAGATCTTGGGTTTAGTGAAGGAAAACCAGTTGGAGCATTTACCATTTACAAATGTCTTCTTCACTGGAGATCATTTGAAGCAGAAAGAACAAGTGTATTTGATCGCCTAGTTCAGTTAATTGGTTCTGCAATAGAG AGCCAGGATAACAATGATCATATGGCTTATTGGCTAACCAACACATCTACATTATTGTTCTTGCTCCAACGGAGTTTAAAAGCCAGCAGTGGAACTGCAGCACGGAAGCCTCCCACCCCGACATCATTATTTGGGAGAATGACCCAA GGTTTCCGTTCTTCTTCTGCCAATCTTTCTGTTGGTCCGATTGACTTAGTACGCCATGTTGAGGCCAAGTATCCAGCTTTGCTGTTTAAGGAGCAGCTTATAGCATATGTGGAAAAGATGTATGGAATCATTCGAGACAATGTCAAGAAGGACTTGTCACCACTGCTTTCTTCTTGTATCCAG GCACCCAGAATGTCAAGAGGAAGTGTTTTAAAATCATCAGGACGGTCTAATAGCAATAGTCCTCAAGCTAGTCCTTGGCACCTCATCATTGATAGCCTTAATAGGCTTCTTTgtacattaaaagaaaatttt GTTCCTCCAGTTTTTGTTCAGAAGATATTCAGTCAAATTTTCTCATATATTAATGTACAGCTCTTTAATAG ATGCATTATTCTTTGA
- the LOC126688501 gene encoding myosin-6-like isoform X1 has translation MVAQSNLAIGSHVWVEDPEAAWIDGEVEEVNNEDIKINCTSGRTVVVKASNVYPKDPEFPSCGVDDMTRLAYLHEPGVLQNLRCRYDINEIYTYTGNILIAVNPFRRLPHLYDNHMMEQYKGAAIGELSPHPFAIADAAYRLMINEGISQSILVSGESGAGKTESTKMLMRYLAYMGGKAAADGRRSVEQQVLESNPVLEAFGNAKTVRNNNSSRFGKFVEIQFNERGKISGAAIRTYLLERSRVCQVSDPERNYHCFYMLCAAPQEDVEKYKLGNPRTFHYLNQSNCYELDGVDDSKEYLATRRAMDGVGISSDEQDAIFRVVSAILHLGNVEFAKGKEIDSSEPKDDRSRFHLATAAELFMCDEKFLEDSLCKREIVTRDETITKWIDPESAALSRDALAKTVYSRLFDWLVNKINNSIGQDPHSKKLIGVLDIYGFESFKTNSFEQFCINLTNEKLQQHFNQHVFKMEQEEYTKEEIDWSYIDFIDNQDVLDLLEKKPGGIIALLDEACMFPRSTNETFAQKLYQSFKDHKRFSKPKLSRNDFTICHYAGDVTYQTELFLEKNKDYVVAEHQALLSASKCPFVSGLFPPLAEESSKSSKFSSIGSRFKQQLQALLEILSATEPHYIRCVKPNNLLKPAIFENNNILQQLRCGGVMEAIRISCAGYPTRKTFDDFLCRFGILAPDVLNGSYDEVTACKRLLEKVNLKGYQIGKTKVFLRAGQMAELDGCRSEVLGRSASIIQRRVRSYLGRKTFILLRLSAIQIQALCRGQVARHCYDNMRREAASMRIQKHCRLYLARNAYKNLCSSAVSLQSGVRGMAARNELKFKKQTRAAIIIQSQCRRYLARLHYLRIKKAAVATQCAWRAKVARRELRKLKMAAKETGALQAAKNKLEKQVEELTWRLQLEKRMRADLEEAKTQENTKLQFALEEIQLQFQEAKTLLIEELEAAKKAAEQAPIVQEVPVIDHEIVNQLTAENEQLKALVNSLEKKIDETERKYEETNKISEERLKQALDAESKIIELKSSMQRLEEKLSDMETEDQILRHQALSNSPVRKMSEHLAIPTPLENGHHEPQSAAPAKKLGTESFRKSQIERQHESVDALIKCVTQDLGFSEGKPVGAFTIYKCLLHWRSFEAERTSVFDRLVQLIGSAIESQDNNDHMAYWLTNTSTLLFLLQRSLKASSGTAARKPPTPTSLFGRMTQGFRSSSANLSVGPIDLVRHVEAKYPALLFKEQLIAYVEKMYGIIRDNVKKDLSPLLSSCIQAPRMSRGSVLKSSGRSNSNSPQASPWHLIIDSLNRLLCTLKENFVPPVFVQKIFSQIFSYINVQLFNSLLLRRECCTFSNGEYVKSGLAELELWCGQATEEYAGSSWDELKHVRQAVGFLVIHQKSRISYDEIKNDLCPILSVQQLYRICTLYWDDNYNTRSVSQDVISSMRILMTEDSDNDDGNSFLLDDNSSIPFSVDDVSGSLQEKHFTDVKPPACLLENPAFQFLQD, from the exons ATG GTTGCTCAATCCAATTTAGCGATTGGATCCCATGTTTGGGTGGAGGATCCTGAGGCAGCTTGGATAGATGGTGAAGTTGAGGAAGTTAATAAtgaagatataaaaataaactgtACATCGGGGAGGACA GTTGTGGTTAAAGCATCCAATGTCTATCCAAAGGATCCTGAATTTCCTTCATGTGGTGTTGATGACATGACAAGGCTGGCTTATCTGCACGAACCAGGGGTTCTGCAGAACTTAAGATGTCGTTATgatataaatgaaatatat ACTTACACAGGAAATATATTGATAGCTGTGAACCCTTTTAGAAGGCTACCTCATTTATATGATAATCATATGATGGAACAGTATAAGGGGGCTGCTATAGGTGAACTGAGCCCACATCCTTTTGCTATTGCTGATGCTGCATACAG ATTGATGATTAATGAGGGAATTAGCCAATCAATTTTGGTTAGTGGGGAAAGTGGAGCTGGTAAAACAGAAAGTACAAAAATGCTTATGCGTTATCTTGCCTACATGGGAGGGAAAGCTGCAGCCGATGGCCGACGGTCTGTGGAGCAGCAAGTCCTAGAG TCCAACCCTGTTCTAGAAGCATTTGGTAATGCAAAGACAGTCAGAAACAATAATTCAAG CCGTTTTGGTAAGTTTGTGGAGATTCAGTTCAATGAAAGGGGGAAAATTTCTGGAGCTGCCATCAGAACTTATTTACTAGAACGATCCCGTGTTTGTCAAGTTTCTGACCCTGAACGAAATTATCATTGCTTTTATATGCTTTGTGCTGCACCTCAAGAG GATGTTGAGAAGTACAAATTGGGAAACCCAAGAACTTTCCATTatttaaatcaatcaaattgctATGAGCTGGATGGAGTGGATGATTCTAAGGAGTACCTTGCAACTAGAAGAGCTATGGATGGTGTTGGGATCAGTTCTGATGAGCAG gaTGCAATATTCCGAGTAGTTTCTGCAATACTCCATTTGGGCAATGTTGAGTTTGCAAAGGGGAAAGAAATAGATTCTTCTGAACCCAAAGATGACAGATCTCGGTTCCATCTCGCAACGGCAGCTGAACTTTTCAT GTGTGATGAGAAGTTTCTTGAAGACTCATTATGCAAACGTGAGATTGTGACACGGGATGAGACCATAACAAAGTGGATTGATCCAGAGTCTGCAGCTCTCAGTAGGGATGCTTTGGCAAAAACTGTTTATTCAAGGTTATTTGATTG GCTTGTGAACAAGATCAATAATTCTATTGGTCAAGATCCTCATTCAAAGAAGTTGATCGGGGTTCTTGATATTTATGGATTTGAGAGTTTCAAGACAAACAG CTTTGAGcaattttgtatcaatttgaCAAATGAAAAACTGCAGCAACATTTCAACCAG CATGTTTTCAAAATGGAGCAGGAAGAGTatacaaaagaagaaattgactGGAGTTATATAGATTTCATTGATAACCAGGATGTTCTTGATCTCCTGGAAAAG AAACCAGGTGGCATCATTGCTCTTCTGGATGAGGCTTG tatgTTTCCAAGATCAACAAATGAGACATTTGCACAAAAACTCTACCAATCTTTTAAAGACCATAAACGCTTTAGCAAGCCAAAGTTGTCACGTAACGATTTCACCATTTGTCATTATGCTGGCGAT GTCACTTATCAAACTGAACTCTTCCTGGAGAAGAATAAAGATTATGTTGTTGCAGAGCATCAAGCACTCCTGAGCGCTTCCAAGTGCCCATTTGTTTCAGGCTTGTTCCCACCTCTAGCTGAGGAATCTTCCAAATCATCAAAGTTTTCATCAATAGGTTCTCGGTTTAAG CAACAATTGCAAGCTTTGCTAGAGATACTGAGTGCCACCGAGCCACACTACATTCGTTGTGTAAAGCCAAATAACCTTCTCAAGCCAGCCATATTTGAGAATAATAACATTTTACAGCAACTTCGCTGTGGG GGAGTCATGGAGGCAATTAGGATCAGTTGTGCTGGATATCCCACCAGAAAGACTTTTGATGATTTTCTATGTCGTTTTGGCATCCTGGCACCTGATGTTTTGAATGGAAG CTATGATGAGGTCACTGCTTGCAAGAGGCTTCTTGAGAAGGTGAACCTTAAAGGCTATCAG ATTGGCAAAACGAAAGTGTTTCTTAGAGCAGGTCAGATGGCAGAGCTAGATGGTTGTAGAAGTGAGGTCCTAGGAAGATCAGCAAGCATTATCCAAAGAAGAGTTCGCTCATATTTGGGTCGTAAAACTTTCATCTTGTTACGGCTGTCTGCCATACAAATACAAGCCTTGTGTAGAG GACAAGTTGCCCGCCATTGTTATGACAACATGAGAAGGGAAGCTGCTTCAATGAGAATCCAGAAACATTGTCGCTTGTATCTTGCTAGGAATGCTTATAAAAATTTGTGCTCTTCAGCCGTTTCTCTACAGAGTGGTGTGCGTGGGATGGCTGCTCGTAATGAGCTTAAGTTCAAGAAGCAGACAAGAGCTGCCATTATTATCCAG AGTCAATGCCGAAGATACTTGGCCCGTCTTCATTATTTAAGGATAAAGAAAGCAGCCGTAGCCACACAATGTGCCTGGAGAGCAAAGGTTGCACGTAGAGAGTTACGGAAACTTAAAATG GCTGCTAAGGAGACTGGTGCTCTTCAAGCTGCCAAAAATAAGCTAGAAAAGCAAGTTGAAGAACTGACCTGGCGTCTGCAATTGGAGAAGAGAATGAGg GCTGACCTTGAAGAAGCCAAAACACAGGAAAACACAAAACTGCAGTTTGCTCTGGAAGAGATACAACTTCAATTTCAAGAAGCTAAAACACTGCTTATTGAGGAACTCGAGGCTGCCAAGAAAGCAGCTGAACAAGCTCCAATTGTACAGGAGGTTCCAGTTATTGATCATGAAATAGTTAATCAGCTTACTGCTGAAAATGAACAGCTCAAG GCTCTGGTAAATTctctggaaaagaaaattgatgaaACAGAGAGGAAATATGAGGAAACAAATAAGATTAGTGAAGAGCGGTTGAAGCAAGCTTTGGATGCAGAGTCAAAGATAATTGAATTGAAGTCGTCCATGCAAAG GCTTGAAGAAAAACTTTCTGACATGGAAACTGAGGACCAGATTCTGCGTCATCAAGCATTGTCAAATTCACCTGTTAGAAAAATGTCAGAACATCTAGCAATTCCAACACCTCTGGAAAATGGGCATCAT GAACCACAGAGTGCTGCGCCAGCAAAAAAGTTGGGTACTGAGTCCTTCAGGAAATCCCAAATTGAAAGGCAGCAT GAGAGTGTAGATGCTCTTATAAAATGTGTGACACAAGATCTTGGGTTTAGTGAAGGAAAACCAGTTGGAGCATTTACCATTTACAAATGTCTTCTTCACTGGAGATCATTTGAAGCAGAAAGAACAAGTGTATTTGATCGCCTAGTTCAGTTAATTGGTTCTGCAATAGAG AGCCAGGATAACAATGATCATATGGCTTATTGGCTAACCAACACATCTACATTATTGTTCTTGCTCCAACGGAGTTTAAAAGCCAGCAGTGGAACTGCAGCACGGAAGCCTCCCACCCCGACATCATTATTTGGGAGAATGACCCAA GGTTTCCGTTCTTCTTCTGCCAATCTTTCTGTTGGTCCGATTGACTTAGTACGCCATGTTGAGGCCAAGTATCCAGCTTTGCTGTTTAAGGAGCAGCTTATAGCATATGTGGAAAAGATGTATGGAATCATTCGAGACAATGTCAAGAAGGACTTGTCACCACTGCTTTCTTCTTGTATCCAG GCACCCAGAATGTCAAGAGGAAGTGTTTTAAAATCATCAGGACGGTCTAATAGCAATAGTCCTCAAGCTAGTCCTTGGCACCTCATCATTGATAGCCTTAATAGGCTTCTTTgtacattaaaagaaaatttt GTTCCTCCAGTTTTTGTTCAGAAGATATTCAGTCAAATTTTCTCATATATTAATGTACAGCTCTTTAATAG CCTTCTCCTTCGTCGAGAGTGCTGCACGTTCAGCAATGGGGAATATGTGAAGTCTGGGTTGGCTGAGTTAGAACTATGGTGTGGCCAAGCAACTGAAGAG TATGCTGGTTCATCATGGGATGAACTCAAACACGTAAGGCAGGCAGTTGGATTCTTG GTTATACACCAGAAGTCTAGAATTTCCTATgatgaaattaaaaatgacCTCTGCCCT